In Primulina eburnea isolate SZY01 chromosome 3, ASM2296580v1, whole genome shotgun sequence, one DNA window encodes the following:
- the LOC140827745 gene encoding ATP-dependent DNA helicase 2 subunit KU70 yields the protein MDIDPDDVFRDDDDPEDEFYQEKYATKEELVYLVDASPKMFSTACSPEDQKDVTHFQIVVRCIAQSLKTQIINRSYDEVSICFFNTREKKNIQDLNGVYVFNVPEREDLDRPTARFIKEFDRIEESFSKEIGSKYGILSGSRDNSLYNALWVAQGLLRKGSAKTVDKRVLLFTNEDDPFGSIKGVTKMDMMRTTLQRAKDAQDLHISIEVLPLSRPGDEFNMTTFYAELLEMEEIELAQFKASAGERFEDMKDQLRKRMFRKRRVRRINFIIASDVCIELNTYALVRPTNPGTITWLDSVTNLPLQTERSFICSDTGTLLQEPPKLFQSYKNENIMFSASELSEIKRVSTGHLRLLGFKPLSCLKDYHNLRPSTFVFPSDEEVIGSTCIFIAIYRSMLKLKRFAVAFYGNPSHPQLVALVAQEEIRSGSGQVEPPGMHMIYLPYSDDIRPIEELHTEANPIAARATDDQIKSASSLVKRVDLKQFSVCQFANPALQRHYAVLQALALDEDDMPDVRDETLPDEEGMARPGIVKAIEEFKLSVFGQNYEENDVTTGKTSEASKKRKAIAENATKEYANYNWTDLADNGKLKELTVTELKYYLNVSNLPVTGKKEALISRILTHMGINELCKLSSYFFFELDSFLGRI from the exons ATGGATATCGATCCCGACGATGTTTTCCGAGACGACGATGACCCGGAGGACGAATTCTACCAG GAAAAATATGCAACCAAGGAGGAGCTCGTGTATTTGGTCGACGCTTCACCCAAAATGTTCTCCACAGCTTGCTCTCCG GAAGATCAGAAGGATGTCACTCACTTTCAAATTGTTGTCCGTTGCATTGCACAGTCTTTGAAGACTCAAATAATTAATAGGTCTTATGATGAAGTTTCGATATGCTTCTTTAATACC AGGGAGAAGAAGAATATTCAGGATTTGAATGGCGTGTATGTTTTTAATGTTCCTGAACGTGAGGATTTGGATAGACCCACCGCCAGATTCATCAAAGAGTTCGATCGCATCGAAG AATCATTTAGTAAAGAAATCGGGAGTAAATATGGCATTTTGTCTGGGTCACGTGATAATTCTCTTTACAATGCTCTTTGGGTTGCACAAGGACTGTTGCGTAAAGG GTCTGCAAAAACAGTTGACAAAAGGGTTCTGTTGTTTACAAATGAGGATGATCCTTTTGGAAGTATCAAAGGAGTAACAAAAATGGACATGATGAGAACTACACTTCAACGTGCCAAA GATGCTCAAGATCTTCACATCTCAATTGAAGTCCTTCCCTTGAGTAGACCCGGTGACGAGTTCAATATGACCACTTTTTACGCT GAATTACTAGAGATGGAGGAAATCGAGCTGGCTCAGTTTAAGGCATCCGCAGGAGAGAG ATTTGAAGACATGAAAGACCAGCTCAGAAAGCGCATGTTCCGAAAGCGCAGAGTTCGAAGAATAAACTTCATCATCGCCAGTGATGTGTGCATTGAGCTGAATACCTATGCTTTAGTTCGTCCAACCAATCCAG GGACTATCACTTGGCTTGACTCAGTCACTAACCTTCCTCTACAG ACAGAAAGATCTTTCATCTGTTCAGACACTGGTACTCTGCTGCAGGAGCCACCAAAATTGTTTCAGAGTTATAAGAA TGAGAATATCATGTTCTCGGCCAGTGAACTTTCTGAAATTAAGAGGGTTTCAACTGGACATCTTCGTCTTCTTGGGTTCAAACCTTTGAGTTGCTTAAAAGATTATCACAACTTGCGGCCATCGACCTTCGTTTTCCCAAGCGATGAG GAAGTGATTGGAAGTACGTGTATTTTCATCGCTATTTACAGATCCATGTTGAAACTGAAGCG TTTTGCAGTTGCATTTTATGGAAACCCCTCTCATCCTCAGTTGGTGGCTTTAGTCGCTCAA GAAGAGATTAGGAGTGGCAGTGGTCAGGTTGAGCCTCCTGGAATGCATATGATATATCTTCCATATTCTGATGATATAAGACCCATTGAAGAG CTTCACACTGAAGCAAATCCCATTGCTGCTCGAGCAACTGATGACCAAATAAAGAGTGCCTCTTCATTGGTGAAGCGTGTAGACTTGAAACAATTTTCAGTTTGCCAGTTTGCTAACCCAG CCTTGCAGAGACACTATGCAGTGTTACAGGCTCTAGCATTGGATGAAGATGATATGCCTGACGTGAGAGATGAAACTCTCCCAGATGAAGAAGGCATGGCCAG ACCGGGTATAGTGAAAGCAATAGAAGAATTCAAGCTCTCAGTCTTCGGACAAAATTATGAAGAGAATGACGTGACTACTGGAAAAACAAGCGAAGCATCCAAAAAAAGGAAAGCAATTGCTGAAAACGCAACAAAAGAGTATGCTAACTATAACTGGACCGACCTTGCAGACAATGGAAAG TTGAAGGAGCTGACTGTTACAGAGCTGAAGTACTACCTGAATGTGAGCAACCTTCCTGTTACTGGGAAAAAAGAAGCTCTCATTAGCAGAATCTTAACCCATATGGGTATAAATGAATTATGTAAATTATCATCATACTTTTTTttcgagctcgactcgttttTGGGACGGATTTGA